Proteins encoded within one genomic window of Microbacterium sp. zg-B185:
- a CDS encoding ATP-binding cassette domain-containing protein, whose translation MRTVSLEDVSITYSQRGAKVHAVRGVSLSVSEGETLAVVGESGSGKSSTARVLAGLQKPTAGKVVWSDDTAARPAPKTGYPADDDPRVQMVFQHPDQSLDPMWSVARSLAEPLVRLGYMSRLEIRAQGADFLERVGLDREYLTRYPRDLSGGQAQRVCIARALVSKPHIVVLDEPTASLDQTIRTRLIGTLAELQQETGVGYLLVSHDIGSVRRLADRIVVMYLGQIIEEGTAAQVLDAPRHPYTRALIDAVPPSDPRAVWDPSSFSIDRTLSVGRSVADLPCPVPGPSCDEHQIGLNEIATGHRVACSRAAA comes from the coding sequence ATGAGAACAGTCAGCCTGGAAGACGTCTCGATCACGTACTCGCAGCGCGGGGCGAAAGTACACGCCGTGCGCGGTGTCTCGCTCTCCGTCAGCGAAGGCGAGACGCTCGCGGTCGTCGGCGAGTCCGGCAGCGGGAAGTCCTCCACCGCACGTGTGCTCGCCGGCCTGCAGAAGCCCACGGCCGGAAAAGTGGTGTGGTCGGACGACACAGCCGCACGACCTGCGCCGAAGACCGGCTATCCCGCCGACGACGACCCGCGCGTCCAGATGGTGTTCCAGCATCCCGATCAGTCGCTCGACCCGATGTGGTCGGTCGCGCGATCCCTCGCGGAGCCGCTGGTGCGCCTCGGATACATGAGCCGCTTGGAGATTCGCGCGCAAGGCGCCGATTTCCTCGAGCGGGTCGGACTCGACCGCGAGTACCTGACGCGGTATCCGCGCGATCTCTCCGGCGGGCAGGCGCAGCGTGTCTGCATTGCGAGGGCGCTGGTCTCCAAACCGCACATCGTCGTTCTCGACGAGCCGACGGCGAGCCTCGATCAGACGATCCGCACCCGGCTGATCGGCACTCTCGCCGAGCTTCAGCAGGAGACCGGCGTCGGATATCTGCTCGTGAGCCACGACATCGGCAGCGTTCGGCGCCTGGCCGACCGCATCGTCGTCATGTACCTGGGGCAGATCATCGAAGAGGGAACCGCGGCGCAGGTGCTCGACGCTCCGAGGCATCCGTACACCCGTGCGCTCATCGACGCTGTGCCGCCGAGCGACCCTCGCGCCGTGTGGGACCCCAGCTCGTTCAGCATCGACCGGACGCTCTCCGTCGGGCGCAGCGTCGCCGACCTCCCGTGCCCGGTGCCCGGTCCGTCGTGCGACGAACATCAGATCGGTCTGAACGAGATCGCGACCGGCCACCGCGTCGCCTGCAGCCGCGCGGCCGCGTGA